Proteins encoded by one window of Emticicia oligotrophica DSM 17448:
- a CDS encoding acetyl-CoA hydrolase/transferase family protein, whose product MHITTADEALKFVKSGDKIFIHSVAAVPHHLVRALVARVNEIKGIEIYHLHTEGEAPYTEPQYAENFHTNAFFIAKNTRTAIAEGRGSYIPVFLSEIPRLFTQNIIKLNIALISVSTPDKSGFCSLGTSVDATIAAIDSADIVIAQINKNVPRTLGDAQVHTSRIHYFVPFDEPLHEVSWGESTPEHKKIGQHVASLVDDGATLQMGIGSIPNAVLAALEEHKDLGIHTEMFSDGIIPLVEKGVITGKFKKRNRGKIVSTFMCGSRKLYDFVDDNPLVTMMRVDYVNDTSIIRQNPKVTAINSAIEIDITGQVCADSIGYSMYSGVGGQMDFIRGAALSEGGKPIIALNATTAKGLSKIVSHLKEGAGVVTTRAHVHYVVTEFGIAYLFGKNLVERARELIKIAHPAHQETLAREAYERFKHYSSAMF is encoded by the coding sequence ATGCATATCACAACTGCCGACGAAGCTCTTAAATTTGTTAAATCAGGAGATAAAATTTTTATTCATAGTGTAGCTGCCGTACCACATCATTTAGTTAGAGCCTTAGTGGCAAGAGTTAATGAAATTAAAGGTATTGAAATCTATCACTTGCATACAGAGGGTGAAGCACCTTATACCGAGCCACAATACGCCGAAAACTTTCACACCAATGCTTTCTTTATAGCTAAAAATACCAGAACCGCCATTGCAGAAGGGCGTGGTAGCTACATACCTGTTTTCTTATCTGAAATACCGAGATTGTTTACCCAAAACATCATTAAATTAAATATTGCTCTCATTTCGGTTTCTACACCTGATAAAAGTGGTTTTTGTTCATTGGGTACTTCGGTAGATGCTACCATTGCTGCGATTGACTCCGCAGATATTGTGATTGCACAAATTAACAAAAATGTGCCTCGTACGCTGGGTGATGCCCAAGTTCATACAAGTCGAATTCATTATTTTGTGCCATTTGATGAGCCTCTGCACGAAGTTTCTTGGGGTGAATCAACGCCTGAGCATAAAAAGATTGGTCAACATGTTGCATCATTAGTTGACGATGGAGCAACGCTTCAAATGGGTATTGGAAGTATTCCTAATGCGGTATTAGCTGCTTTAGAAGAGCACAAAGATTTAGGGATTCATACAGAAATGTTTTCTGATGGGATAATTCCATTGGTTGAAAAAGGGGTGATTACAGGTAAATTTAAAAAGCGGAATAGAGGTAAAATTGTTTCTACTTTTATGTGTGGTTCAAGAAAATTGTATGATTTTGTTGATGATAATCCCCTCGTAACAATGATGCGTGTTGATTATGTGAATGATACTTCTATTATTCGCCAAAATCCTAAAGTTACTGCAATTAATAGTGCCATTGAGATTGATATTACAGGGCAAGTTTGTGCTGATAGTATTGGTTATAGTATGTATTCTGGAGTTGGTGGTCAAATGGATTTTATTAGAGGTGCTGCCCTTTCTGAAGGCGGAAAGCCCATAATTGCTCTAAATGCAACTACTGCAAAAGGTTTGTCAAAAATCGTTTCTCATTTAAAAGAAGGTGCAGGGGTAGTAACTACTCGTGCTCATGTACATTATGTGGTGACTGAATTTGGAATTGCCTATTTATTTGGGAAAAATTTGGTTGAAAGAGCTAGAGAATTAATTAAAATTGCTCATCCTGCTCACCAAGAAACATTGGCTCGTGAGGCCTACGAACGTTTTAAACATTATAGTTCAGCAATGTTTTAA
- the metF gene encoding methylenetetrahydrofolate reductase [NAD(P)H]: protein MAKVTEHLKSNNGKPIFSIEIIPPTKGTNINELLNAIEPMMELKPPFIDVTFHREEYFTKQMPDGSIKEIRTRKRPGTVGICSSIMNRFKIDPVPHVLCGGFTKDDTEDLLIDLNYLGIDNVLALRGDFAKPYDTFKPKKDGHQYANELVGQIKNMNQGKYLHEDAEYLNASDFCIGVAAYPEKHFEAQDLEQDMENLKRKVAAGADYIVTQMFFDNQKYFDFVNKCRAEGITIPIIPGLKVLATKKQLDILPKLFYLDIPEAFRKEVLACENDKQAKQIGIEWAVQQCRELIDFGVPALHFYTMSKSDTTMAVARQVF, encoded by the coding sequence ATGGCAAAAGTAACCGAGCATCTAAAGAGTAATAATGGGAAACCTATTTTTTCGATAGAAATTATTCCGCCTACAAAAGGTACGAATATCAATGAATTACTCAACGCCATTGAGCCAATGATGGAGTTGAAGCCACCATTTATTGATGTAACTTTTCATCGTGAAGAATATTTTACGAAACAGATGCCTGATGGTTCGATAAAAGAGATTCGTACGCGTAAACGTCCAGGTACGGTTGGTATTTGTTCATCAATTATGAATCGTTTCAAAATAGACCCTGTGCCGCATGTACTTTGTGGAGGATTTACGAAAGATGATACAGAAGACTTACTGATTGACCTCAATTATTTGGGGATTGATAATGTATTGGCCCTAAGAGGTGATTTTGCTAAGCCTTATGATACCTTTAAGCCCAAAAAAGATGGACATCAGTACGCCAATGAATTGGTTGGTCAGATTAAAAATATGAACCAAGGAAAGTATTTGCACGAAGATGCCGAATACTTAAATGCCAGTGATTTTTGTATTGGAGTAGCGGCTTATCCTGAAAAACACTTCGAAGCTCAAGATTTAGAGCAAGATATGGAAAATTTAAAGCGAAAAGTAGCCGCTGGGGCCGACTATATCGTGACGCAAATGTTCTTTGATAATCAAAAGTATTTTGATTTTGTAAATAAATGTCGTGCAGAAGGAATTACAATTCCTATTATTCCGGGGTTGAAAGTTTTGGCTACTAAAAAGCAATTAGATATTTTACCTAAATTGTTTTATTTAGACATTCCTGAAGCATTTAGAAAAGAAGTTTTAGCCTGTGAAAATGATAAACAAGCTAAACAAATAGGAATAGAATGGGCAGTACAACAATGCCGTGAATTAATTGATTTTGGTGTGCCAGCATTGCATTTCTATACAATGAGTAAGTCTGACACTACAATGGCAGTTGCGAGACAAGTATTTTAA
- the gyrB gene encoding DNA topoisomerase (ATP-hydrolyzing) subunit B: MAENQEGLEPQKSKADYGAENIQVLEGLEAVRKRPAMYIGDIGAKGLHHLIWEVVDNSIDEALAGHCDTINVTINPDNSVTVKDNGRGIPTGMHSKEKKSALEVVMTVLHAGGKFDKDTYKVSGGLHGVGVSCVNALSTHLRVEVHREGKVFEQEYSIGKPLYPVREIGTAEDTGTQVTFKPDNSIFTVTEYKYETVANRLRELSFLNKGITIVLTDLREIDEDGNALTDTFYSVGGLAEFVSYIDAGRERLIPEPMFMEGNKDGVPVDVAMLYNTSYSENVYSFVNNINTHEGGTHVSGFRMALTRTLKSYAEKSGILAKEKIDISGDDFREGLTAVISVKVAEPQFEGQTKTKLGNSEVTSAVSACVAEMLENYLEEHPKEARIIVDKVILAAKARIAAKKAREMVQRKNVLVGTGLPGKLADCSESDPSICEVYLVEGDSAGGSAKQGRNRAFQAILPLRGKILNVEKAQEFRIYENEEIKNIFTALGVQIGRDGDERALNTDKLRYHKIIIMTDADIDGSHIRTLILTFFYRYMKELIERGYIYIAQPPLYLVKKGKEEEYCWTEEQRELAVKRLAGAGREDSVGIQRYKGLGEMNPEQLWETTMRPDKRTLKQVTVESAAEADHLFAMLMGDEVGPRRDFIERNAKYAKVDI; this comes from the coding sequence ATGGCAGAAAATCAAGAAGGCTTAGAGCCTCAGAAGTCAAAGGCAGATTATGGTGCGGAAAACATTCAAGTTCTTGAAGGATTAGAGGCAGTAAGGAAACGTCCGGCCATGTATATTGGTGATATTGGTGCCAAAGGACTTCACCACCTCATTTGGGAGGTTGTTGACAACTCAATTGACGAAGCCTTAGCAGGACATTGCGACACCATCAACGTAACAATTAATCCAGATAATTCGGTAACAGTAAAAGATAATGGCCGTGGTATTCCAACTGGAATGCACTCGAAAGAAAAGAAATCAGCTTTAGAGGTGGTAATGACCGTACTTCACGCTGGTGGTAAATTCGATAAAGATACCTATAAAGTTTCAGGTGGTTTGCACGGTGTGGGGGTATCCTGCGTAAATGCTCTTTCTACTCACTTACGTGTAGAAGTGCATCGTGAAGGAAAAGTCTTCGAACAAGAATATAGTATCGGAAAACCACTTTATCCAGTACGTGAAATCGGTACGGCAGAAGATACAGGTACGCAAGTAACTTTCAAGCCCGATAATAGTATTTTTACAGTTACTGAATATAAATACGAAACAGTAGCGAATCGTCTTCGTGAGCTATCTTTTTTGAATAAAGGTATCACAATTGTATTGACTGACCTCCGTGAAATAGACGAAGACGGAAATGCATTAACGGATACATTCTACTCAGTAGGCGGACTAGCAGAATTTGTATCTTATATTGATGCAGGCCGTGAGCGTTTAATTCCTGAACCAATGTTTATGGAAGGAAATAAAGATGGCGTTCCAGTTGACGTGGCCATGCTTTATAACACAAGTTACAGTGAAAATGTATATTCTTTCGTAAACAATATCAATACGCATGAAGGTGGTACGCACGTATCAGGCTTCCGTATGGCGTTGACTCGTACTTTGAAGAGTTATGCCGAGAAATCAGGTATTTTAGCCAAAGAAAAAATTGATATTAGTGGTGATGACTTCCGTGAAGGATTAACGGCGGTTATTTCAGTAAAAGTTGCCGAACCTCAGTTCGAAGGTCAAACAAAAACTAAATTAGGCAATAGCGAGGTAACATCGGCGGTAAGTGCTTGTGTAGCAGAAATGCTTGAAAACTATTTAGAAGAGCACCCAAAAGAAGCTCGTATAATTGTTGATAAAGTAATTTTAGCAGCCAAAGCCCGTATTGCAGCTAAGAAAGCTCGTGAAATGGTTCAACGCAAAAATGTTTTGGTTGGAACTGGCTTACCTGGTAAATTAGCTGACTGTTCAGAATCAGACCCAAGTATTTGTGAGGTCTACTTAGTTGAGGGTGACTCAGCGGGTGGTTCGGCCAAGCAAGGTCGTAATCGAGCTTTCCAAGCTATCTTGCCTTTACGTGGTAAGATCCTTAATGTTGAAAAAGCACAAGAGTTCAGAATTTACGAAAACGAAGAAATTAAGAATATATTCACGGCTTTAGGCGTACAAATCGGTAGAGATGGCGATGAGCGTGCCTTGAATACCGATAAACTTCGCTACCATAAAATTATCATCATGACCGATGCCGATATTGATGGCAGCCACATCCGTACGCTTATTCTTACGTTCTTCTATCGTTATATGAAAGAACTTATCGAAAGAGGCTACATCTACATTGCCCAACCGCCACTTTATTTGGTAAAGAAAGGAAAAGAGGAAGAATATTGCTGGACAGAAGAGCAGCGTGAATTAGCGGTGAAACGTTTAGCTGGTGCTGGCCGTGAAGATAGCGTAGGTATTCAGCGTTATAAGGGTCTTGGAGAAATGAACCCAGAACAGCTTTGGGAAACTACCATGCGACCAGACAAGCGTACTTTAAAGCAAGTAACGGTTGAATCTGCCGCTGAAGCTGACCACTTATTTGCCATGCTTATGGGCGATGAGGTTGGTCCTCGTCGTGATTTCATTGAAAGAAATGCAAAATATGCGAAAGTAGATATTTAA
- the rpsT gene encoding 30S ribosomal protein S20, protein MANHKSALKRIRANEAKRLRNRYQHKTTRTLVRKLRGLTDKVAATELFKSAASALDKLARKNVIHKNKAANLKSGLAKHIASLA, encoded by the coding sequence ATGGCAAATCATAAGTCAGCATTAAAGCGTATCAGAGCAAACGAAGCTAAGCGTTTGAGAAATCGTTACCAACATAAAACAACTCGTACTTTAGTTAGAAAATTACGTGGTCTTACTGATAAAGTAGCAGCTACAGAGTTGTTCAAATCAGCAGCTTCTGCTTTAGATAAATTAGCTCGCAAGAATGTTATTCACAAAAACAAAGCGGCTAACTTAAAATCAGGTTTAGCTAAGCATATCGCTTCTTTAGCTTAA
- a CDS encoding rhodanese-like domain-containing protein: MQTYTEISQSELDEVLSKPKTILVDVRENTEFADFNIGGINIPPHEITERLEELNDYQTIVVACSNGTRSSIVARLLTKKLPEKVILHLEEGIF; encoded by the coding sequence ATGCAAACATATACCGAAATCTCACAAAGCGAATTAGATGAAGTTCTTTCGAAACCAAAGACTATTTTGGTTGATGTAAGAGAGAATACTGAATTTGCAGATTTTAATATTGGCGGAATAAATATTCCTCCACATGAAATTACTGAACGTTTGGAAGAACTAAACGACTATCAAACAATTGTGGTTGCGTGCTCAAATGGCACCAGAAGTAGTATTGTAGCTCGTTTATTAACAAAAAAATTACCCGAGAAGGTAATTTTGCATTTGGAAGAAGGAATTTTTTGA
- a CDS encoding S41 family peptidase, which translates to MKNLRKFTLIALAILTVPFVAFKYDDRYFEIAKNLDIFATMFKELNAYYVDEINPNKAMRMSIESMLKQLDPYTNFFPEDDIEDYMTMTTGKYNGIGATVSHRDDKHVVVMIYEGSPADKAGMKIGDEIVKVDGVDVVNRKGVDIGRLMKGQTGTTVKMSVKRYGQNSPLELVVGRDIVKTPNVPHSGMINDEVGYIQLNDFTATAAKEVKGAFTELKGQGMKKLILDLRGNPGGLLNMSVEICNAFLPKDQLIVETRGKVAEWNHKYMAMEAPLDTEMPIVVLINSMSASASEIVSGTLQDYDRAVLIGQRSFGKGLVQTTRDLSYNTKMKITTAKYYIPSGRCIQALDYSHRNPDGSVGRVPDSLKTAFKTKNGRTVYDGGGVDPDIKTEVATMAAVTANLLQKNYIFDYATKYYFEHANQKPKEKFTLTEAEYQDFINWLKTKDFTYTTTMERNLDNLEASAKKENSLDLVQEQIRSLREKIKQGKLQDLAKNKEDIKEQLEAEILSRYYYQKAMKFVAFDRDKEVQEALKLFKDMPRYQSILKGGK; encoded by the coding sequence ATGAAAAATCTACGAAAATTTACATTAATCGCTTTAGCTATCCTAACGGTACCTTTTGTTGCCTTTAAGTACGATGACCGTTACTTCGAAATAGCCAAAAACTTAGATATTTTCGCTACGATGTTTAAAGAACTCAACGCTTACTACGTAGATGAAATTAACCCGAATAAGGCCATGAGGATGAGTATTGAGTCGATGTTGAAGCAACTCGACCCATACACCAATTTCTTTCCTGAAGATGATATTGAAGATTATATGACCATGACTACCGGAAAGTACAATGGAATCGGTGCAACTGTATCGCACCGCGATGATAAACACGTGGTTGTGATGATATACGAAGGCTCACCTGCTGACAAGGCAGGAATGAAAATCGGAGATGAAATAGTAAAAGTTGATGGTGTTGATGTAGTGAATCGTAAAGGTGTAGATATTGGTCGATTAATGAAAGGCCAGACTGGTACTACGGTCAAGATGTCGGTAAAAAGATACGGACAAAATTCTCCGCTTGAATTAGTCGTTGGGCGAGACATCGTGAAAACACCAAATGTTCCACACTCAGGCATGATTAATGATGAAGTGGGTTATATTCAATTAAACGATTTTACAGCAACTGCGGCGAAAGAAGTGAAAGGTGCTTTCACTGAATTGAAAGGTCAAGGAATGAAGAAACTAATCCTAGACTTACGTGGAAACCCAGGTGGCTTATTGAATATGTCAGTTGAGATTTGTAATGCTTTCTTGCCCAAAGACCAGTTAATTGTAGAAACACGTGGAAAAGTTGCCGAATGGAATCATAAATATATGGCTATGGAAGCTCCACTCGATACTGAAATGCCAATTGTAGTGCTTATTAATAGTATGAGTGCTTCTGCCTCAGAAATTGTGAGTGGAACTTTACAAGATTATGACCGTGCGGTGCTCATCGGCCAACGTTCGTTTGGAAAAGGTTTAGTACAAACAACACGTGATTTGAGTTATAATACCAAAATGAAAATCACAACTGCTAAATATTACATTCCAAGCGGCCGTTGTATTCAAGCATTAGATTACAGCCACCGTAATCCAGATGGTAGCGTAGGACGTGTACCAGACTCCTTAAAAACAGCTTTTAAAACAAAAAATGGTCGAACGGTTTACGATGGTGGAGGAGTTGACCCAGACATCAAAACAGAAGTGGCAACTATGGCAGCAGTAACCGCGAATTTATTGCAAAAGAATTATATCTTCGATTATGCTACTAAGTACTACTTCGAACATGCTAATCAAAAACCAAAAGAGAAGTTTACGCTTACGGAAGCAGAGTATCAAGATTTTATTAATTGGTTAAAAACTAAAGATTTTACTTACACTACAACAATGGAGCGTAATCTTGATAACTTAGAAGCATCGGCTAAAAAGGAAAACTCATTGGATTTAGTGCAAGAACAAATCAGATCTTTGCGTGAAAAAATCAAACAAGGAAAGCTACAAGATTTGGCAAAAAACAAAGAAGATATCAAAGAGCAATTAGAAGCTGAAATTCTGAGTCGTTATTATTATCAAAAAGCAATGAAGTTTGTAGCTTTCGACCGTGACAAGGAAGTTCAGGAAGCTCTGAAATTATTTAAAGATATGCCACGTTATCAGTCAATTCTGAAAGGAGGGAAGTAA
- a CDS encoding ABC-F family ATP-binding cassette domain-containing protein has product MLTVSNISLSFGKRTLFEEVNLKFTPGNVYGLIGANGAGKSTFVKILSGDLEPTTGNVSMDPGERMSVLKQNQNAFDEETVLNTVIKGNERLFEIIAEKDAIYAKTDFTEEDGNRAAELEAEFADMNGWDAESDAASLLSGLGIKEDYHYTLMADMNPSEKVKVLLAQALFGNPDILLLDEPTNNLDIDSILWLENFLMDFKNTVIVVSHDRHFLDNVCTYIADLDFKKITLYGGNYSFWYESSQLAARQKADQNKKAEEKKKELEEFIRRFSANVAKSKQATARQKMIEKLNIEQIQPSSRRYPYIGFKPDREVGDQILLVENLSYKLEDGTYLFKDLNFQVSRNEKIAFLSKDGLAVSALFDILSGEKQADSGSFKWGVTITHSYLPNDNAKYFSDGNLDLVDWLRQYSVEKDETFVRGFLGRMLFSGEEALKKCTVLSGGEKQRCMFSRMMLSGANVLLFDEPTNHLDLESIQALNKGMEDFPSNILFTCHDHQLTQTVANRIIELTPKGCLDKLMDFDTFLTDEKIKGQRDALYK; this is encoded by the coding sequence ATGCTTACAGTATCTAACATCTCACTTAGTTTTGGCAAAAGAACTCTCTTCGAAGAGGTAAATCTTAAATTCACGCCAGGCAACGTATATGGCCTTATTGGAGCAAACGGGGCTGGAAAATCGACGTTTGTAAAGATTCTTTCGGGCGACCTTGAACCAACAACGGGAAATGTAAGCATGGACCCAGGTGAAAGGATGTCGGTTTTGAAACAAAATCAAAATGCCTTTGATGAAGAAACAGTTTTAAACACTGTTATCAAAGGGAATGAGCGTTTATTTGAAATTATTGCCGAAAAAGATGCGATTTATGCCAAAACAGATTTTACCGAAGAAGATGGAAATCGTGCAGCTGAATTAGAAGCAGAATTTGCCGACATGAATGGTTGGGATGCAGAATCTGATGCGGCATCATTGCTTTCAGGCTTGGGCATCAAAGAAGATTACCATTATACGCTCATGGCTGATATGAACCCTTCAGAAAAAGTGAAGGTTTTGTTAGCACAAGCTCTTTTCGGAAATCCAGATATTTTATTACTCGATGAGCCAACCAACAACTTAGATATTGATTCTATTTTGTGGCTCGAAAATTTCTTGATGGATTTCAAGAATACCGTAATCGTAGTATCTCACGACCGTCACTTCCTCGATAACGTTTGTACATATATCGCTGACCTTGATTTTAAGAAAATTACGCTTTATGGCGGTAACTACTCTTTCTGGTATGAATCAAGCCAGTTAGCCGCTCGCCAAAAAGCCGACCAAAACAAGAAAGCTGAAGAGAAGAAAAAGGAATTGGAAGAGTTTATTCGTCGTTTCTCTGCCAACGTGGCTAAGTCTAAGCAAGCAACGGCTCGTCAGAAAATGATTGAAAAACTGAATATCGAACAAATTCAGCCTTCTTCACGCAGATATCCATACATCGGTTTCAAACCCGACCGCGAAGTTGGTGACCAAATTTTATTGGTTGAAAACCTCAGCTATAAACTTGAAGATGGCACATATTTGTTTAAAGATTTGAATTTTCAGGTTTCTCGCAATGAAAAAATAGCATTTTTGAGCAAAGATGGATTGGCAGTTTCGGCCTTATTTGATATTCTTTCGGGCGAAAAACAAGCAGATAGTGGTTCATTCAAATGGGGGGTAACAATTACTCATTCGTACTTACCAAACGATAATGCTAAGTATTTTTCCGATGGAAACCTTGACTTAGTAGATTGGCTCAGACAATATTCAGTAGAAAAAGATGAAACTTTTGTACGTGGTTTCTTAGGTCGTATGTTGTTTTCGGGCGAAGAAGCCTTGAAAAAATGTACAGTACTATCAGGGGGTGAAAAGCAACGTTGTATGTTTTCACGCATGATGCTTTCGGGTGCAAACGTTTTATTATTTGACGAACCAACCAACCACTTAGATTTGGAATCAATCCAAGCATTGAATAAAGGCATGGAAGATTTCCCGAGCAATATCCTTTTCACTTGTCATGACCACCAATTAACTCAAACGGTAGCGAATCGTATCATTGAGCTTACTCCAAAAGGTTGTCTGGATAAGTTAATGGATTTTGATACTTTCTTGACAGATGAGAAAATCAAAGGGCAACGTGATGCTCTTTATAAGTAA
- a CDS encoding histidine phosphatase family protein: protein MKKFIILALILSSCKSTFYIARHAEKVDNSANPPLSTLGKERAEDLKQALLNKQITDIYSTSFLRTQNTAKPLADALGKQIKVYAASPADSMRVFIERLKTMKGKKVLIVGHSNTCKYVVNGLLEKDTLRSDIPDNDFDNLYIVERNFFPVRKMRFFAKTYGKTSPQ, encoded by the coding sequence ATGAAGAAGTTTATTATTTTAGCATTAATTCTAAGTTCGTGTAAATCAACTTTTTATATTGCACGACATGCCGAAAAAGTCGATAATTCGGCAAATCCACCTCTGAGTACTCTGGGTAAAGAACGAGCCGAAGACCTCAAGCAAGCATTGCTCAATAAGCAAATTACAGACATTTACTCAACCAGTTTTTTGCGTACCCAAAATACCGCCAAACCTTTGGCTGATGCTTTGGGTAAACAAATAAAAGTTTATGCAGCAAGTCCCGCTGATTCGATGAGGGTTTTTATTGAAAGACTGAAGACTATGAAAGGGAAAAAAGTATTGATTGTTGGGCATAGTAATACTTGTAAATATGTGGTAAACGGTCTGCTCGAAAAAGATACGTTGCGTTCTGATATACCTGATAATGATTTCGATAATCTCTATATTGTAGAAAGGAACTTTTTTCCGGTAAGGAAAATGCGTTTCTTTGCAAAAACGTACGGAAAAACTTCGCCACAGTAA
- a CDS encoding Bax inhibitor-1/YccA family protein codes for MANPAFSEKTFTNIDYSFDRQEVMTVESTLTKVGILLAILGASSAVSWIGLMQGWSIAPMLIPAGCIGGLLCAIVLAFKKEWAPQLAPTYALLEGLAIGAISAIFQEFALIAAGLTFGVVFVMWFLYKTKILQATQGFIFGVAAATGAVFLLYMLTWILDMFGVAIPYIHEGGLIGIIFSLIVITIAAMNLIIDFHLIEKGAEMQAPKFMEWYAAFGLMVTIIWLYLEILKLLLKLASRK; via the coding sequence ATGGCAAATCCAGCATTTTCAGAAAAGACATTTACTAATATTGACTATTCTTTTGACCGCCAAGAGGTAATGACCGTTGAGTCAACTCTTACAAAGGTTGGTATTTTACTAGCGATTCTCGGAGCTTCATCGGCTGTTTCTTGGATAGGCCTTATGCAAGGATGGAGTATTGCACCTATGCTTATTCCTGCAGGTTGCATTGGGGGGCTTCTATGTGCAATTGTATTAGCGTTTAAGAAAGAGTGGGCACCTCAATTAGCACCTACCTATGCTCTGCTAGAAGGCTTGGCAATCGGAGCTATTTCTGCCATATTTCAAGAGTTTGCATTAATTGCCGCTGGGTTGACTTTTGGGGTAGTATTTGTGATGTGGTTTTTATATAAAACTAAAATCTTACAGGCTACACAAGGTTTTATTTTTGGTGTTGCGGCTGCTACTGGTGCAGTTTTTCTCTTATATATGCTTACTTGGATTTTAGATATGTTTGGGGTAGCTATACCATATATTCATGAAGGAGGCTTAATTGGAATCATTTTTTCATTGATAGTTATTACTATTGCAGCCATGAATCTCATTATTGATTTTCATTTGATTGAAAAAGGTGCTGAAATGCAAGCACCAAAATTCATGGAATGGTATGCCGCATTTGGCCTAATGGTTACGATTATTTGGTTATATTTAGAAATTTTGAAGCTTTTATTGAAGTTAGCTTCACGTAAGTAA
- the radC gene encoding RadC family protein — translation MISKILSWAEEDRPREKLLLKGKAALSDAELIAILIGSGTRELSAVDLSKLILQSVNNNLHELAKLSINDLMKFKGIGEAKAISIAAALELGRRRKDSEVLKKPKVGSSSDAYEAIRPYLMDLQHEQFWVLLLNRANEVIKPHQISIGGVAGTVADPKMIFKAALEYLASAIILVHNHPSGNLTPSQADKELTKKVKEAGKMLDIPVLDHLIFGDNGYFSFADEGIF, via the coding sequence ATGATTAGTAAAATCTTATCTTGGGCTGAAGAAGACCGTCCGAGAGAAAAACTTTTACTGAAAGGTAAAGCTGCACTTTCGGATGCCGAGTTGATTGCTATCTTGATTGGTTCTGGTACAAGAGAACTATCTGCCGTTGATTTATCAAAGTTAATTTTACAGAGTGTCAATAATAACCTCCATGAATTAGCTAAGCTGAGTATCAACGATTTAATGAAGTTTAAAGGCATTGGCGAAGCTAAAGCCATTTCTATTGCCGCCGCACTTGAATTAGGCCGAAGAAGAAAAGATAGTGAGGTTCTAAAAAAACCGAAAGTGGGTTCATCATCTGATGCTTACGAGGCTATTCGCCCCTACTTAATGGACTTACAACACGAGCAATTTTGGGTTTTATTACTCAATCGAGCCAATGAAGTAATAAAACCACACCAAATAAGTATCGGAGGAGTGGCAGGAACGGTAGCCGACCCAAAGATGATTTTTAAAGCTGCTTTAGAATATTTAGCTTCGGCGATTATCTTGGTGCATAATCATCCATCAGGTAATTTAACTCCAAGTCAAGCTGACAAGGAATTAACTAAAAAAGTAAAAGAAGCAGGCAAAATGTTGGATATACCCGTACTAGACCATCTTATTTTTGGCGATAACGGCTATTTCAGCTTTGCTGATGAAGGGATTTTTTGA
- a CDS encoding DsrE family protein — protein MNKVLLLLCILLATKGFSQTKVFPVIKSGGGMFEVPEAIPVADKKMKYKIIVDLSKASDKPDSVNASLDKLARLVNLHAEAGIPKENIDVVGVFHFLATPIILEDEAYKKKFGIPNPNTTLINELAKNGVKFFVCGQSLRARKLVDEKRNANIKVAQSALITFSTFQNKGYALILP, from the coding sequence ATGAACAAAGTACTTTTATTGTTATGTATTCTATTAGCCACTAAGGGATTTTCACAAACAAAAGTTTTTCCAGTGATTAAAAGTGGCGGCGGTATGTTTGAAGTACCCGAAGCAATACCAGTTGCCGATAAAAAAATGAAATATAAAATCATTGTTGATTTATCAAAAGCATCTGATAAGCCCGATTCAGTGAATGCTTCCTTAGATAAATTAGCCAGATTAGTAAACCTTCATGCGGAAGCTGGAATTCCTAAAGAGAATATTGATGTTGTTGGCGTATTTCATTTTTTAGCTACCCCAATTATTTTAGAAGATGAAGCTTACAAGAAAAAATTTGGTATACCCAACCCAAATACAACTCTAATCAATGAATTGGCGAAAAACGGAGTCAAATTCTTTGTGTGTGGACAGTCTTTGAGAGCAAGAAAATTAGTAGATGAAAAACGTAATGCCAATATCAAAGTGGCTCAATCGGCACTCATTACTTTTAGTACCTTTCAGAATAAAGGGTATGCGTTGATATTACCTTAA